From Melitaea cinxia chromosome 3, ilMelCinx1.1, whole genome shotgun sequence, one genomic window encodes:
- the LOC123669346 gene encoding transcription elongation factor S-II, with amino-acid sequence MSVEEDVMKIQKKLTKMTSDDGTGQEEALELLKALQTMAINLDVLTKTRIGMTVNALRKSSKDEEVISLCKTLIKNWKKFLSTPATPSKDSGGSSKPKKDSIKDKEKRDEREKEKKLPASFPPQSNTTDAVRLKCRELLMQALKIDGENPNACASPEELAEELEECIYAEFKNTDMRYKNRVRSRVANLKDPKNPTLRTNFLNGVIAASRLAKMTPEEMASDEMKKLREKFIKEAIDDAQLATVQGTKTEMLKCGKCKKKNCTYNQLQTRSSDEPMTTFVLCNECGNRWKFC; translated from the exons atgagtgtTGAAGAAGATGTAATGAAAATACAAAAGAAGTTGACTAAGATGACATCGGATGATGGCACG ggtcaagaagAAGCTTTGGAGCTTTTAAAGGCTCTTCAAACAATGGCAATAAATTTAGATGTCCTCACGAAAACGAGGATAGGCATGACAGTGAATGCTTTACGCAAGTCCAGTAAAGATGAAGAAGTGATATCATTGTGCAAAACATTAATCAAGAACTGGAAAAAGTTTTTGTCAACACCAGCTACACCATCTAAGGACTCCGGTGGCTCATCGAAGCCTAAAAAAGATTCAATCAAAGATAAAGAGAAAAGGGATGAAagagaaaaagagaaaaaattacCAGCATCATTTCCACCACAATCAAATACAACCGATGCTGTTAGACTTAAATGCAGAGAATTGCTAATGCAAGCGCTTAAAATTGATGGTGAAAACCCCAATGCCTGCGCATCTCCAGAGGAACTAGCCGAAGAGCTAGAAGAATGCATTTATGCAGAGTTCAAAAATACAGATATGAGATACAAAAACCGAGTCCGATCTAGAGTAGCCAATCTTAAGGATCCAAAAAATCCTACACTACGAACAAATTTCTTGAACGGAGTCATTGCTGCTTCACGTCTTGCTAAAATGACACCAGAGGAGATGGCAAGTGATGAAATGAAAAAACTTCGTGAGAAGTTTATAAAAGAAGCCATTGATGATGCTCAACTTGCAACCGTACAGGGTACTAAAACAGAAATGCTTAAATGTGGTAAGTGTAAGAAAAAGAACTGCACATACAACCAACTTCAAACAAGAAGTTCTGATGAACCTATGACAACTTTTGTTTTATGCAATGAATGTGGCAACCGCTGGAAATTTTGTTAA
- the LOC123669345 gene encoding zinc finger protein 208-like: MLQQMSSPQSAQLGEVATLVRSLEGRLCGDASSETSSDAAEDFELPQCKIKRNYNCAKCTFYTQNPRAYLVHTRDVHFEKLKIYDCPYCVYASRHHQKLTRHIKMVHESSNFSKESENLPSTSENLEQPERIEELFEEVEECDDSQMDIDDGNEESLERTFDADTVTSGLSSERSKFFSCTKCNYVTHIRARYTKHVKYHSMPMIKCTMCDFRTPYKWNLDRHMKNHGGNGSFHCSMCNFTADIRQSLTVHEMNHHTPPAGQSSSSRRRNRVGASDMACVDMTDGNALILKEEEGSGDSRSSHSASEMGLQYMDKEIVSCNSDSNEASSSDVVKNDNSQIIKETENEITSDETKNQKQCKKIPRPIPQLIPLNTSTPNQNKTLSGEPPAKKLKENISTDTNALPTTDNLLVEITPVNNATVKDTSVRKKNESFFDRLKERLLTETGEEGSLICKNCGFESKCLSEHSVHEKNCTSQSNRLLSNGLHSSLGSTRCQNCRHRCKSSADLYIHMQTCGKKNNAFERVSEGHNQDSSEAVTVAEEKDSEPHPMENVVFVWNNISHEPNKFDTPLDISINDDSTLPEQNRSFELDITDDNETMNLSPSQAVGKKVFKCPHCLFWASTASRFHVHIVGHLNKKPFECSLCKYKSNWRWDITKHIKLKSARDPEHADAKVLMTDETGRRNYSKYNKFLAMPIMNENGENEFHYIDQNTSIDTALDDDTFNDITDEINIPFEMQPLNLQTLNNDQKYELDNRSLDAKKPKKTLWKCKKCNYKDSSKEALLEHVREHSKPNESLEETKPPPINKKPENMPDPADLAYRCGHCNQLSNWKHVIQRHCRLKHDGVIKVITTVKPKPDMNAISGNDISSDTCTKCPFKASDKNTLLTHLQQHQPSSQSIFKCYFCPFFVKDEHELIQHLILHGINDPEEYISKAMGCKSPLPEQGTITLPTTSSTKRHRCTECPYETNSKSQFMYHEQFHRLPADTPYKCQECNYSVSKRHLLHQHMRVHGIITKKGEMENELECLSSNSNQLENQSEFSVNLDEIPFVWVSAKNEFHKMYKCRYCSYVNSQKCKIPNHEKIHCIVFENSDITIYKCLECKFTCDNKVRLSEHSKTHGEIYGRIYCPVEPDIPDEEQIAKLRKVIDREKSNIDDDFVKEGENHGEGKETKTLFFCQKCPARFFADSELKVHDKFHDLTFSNKCKSCEFSVPQENELNSHVFVHTDEYNTKTKMLKFVHKIHSMYKEPKLQLVHCPLTSDVTWVVTNPGRNYEFHENSTKKFTDTKHVPKQYFCKECPAKFFKTSALSYHMGLHGGEGEHKCKKCSYAVKNIGNLAKHEILHENENKNTTCDYESGDDLDFKNIPLSGTDLFQRKTEAQKRVLTDKDKLVKPNDHFPPVLQADPQFGYLMHGNPEFIYPTYLKNGRQKEKRYKCHKCPSAFEKREQYKIHLSLHGSKQRYKCEICDYSVKYYANYVQHMRKHQMNDEAQAERKKGVNGYVESEVDNIENKKDESCDNIKLAIKTMPRRPPRSDFQQFSIRDQQTLRLLQRRRSMNQTGKDAAALETSPTKDRKLHMCLLCPYTNQRQDALSNHYRRHDENDILNAGSHKCSFCDLVVVQSHFLREHLKTHFNYQKNLTPECFVANENVSFTITKLEENEDTETSCDLKLDILNQSHMCNENKIFVKIKTGELFVE; the protein is encoded by the exons ATGTTACAACAGATGTCCTCGCCGCAAAGCGCGCAACTCGGCGAGGTCGCGACGCTCGTGCGCTCCCTCGAAGGCCGCCTGTGCGGCGACGCATCTTCGGAGACTTCCTCGGACGCTGCGGAGGATTTTGAACTACCACAGTGCAAGATAAAAAGAAACTATAACTGCGCCAAGTGCACATTTTACACACAGAATCCCCGTGCTTATCTCGTACACACCCGTGATGTACATTTTGAGAAATTAAAGATATACGATTGTCCATATTGTGTTTATGCTTCGCGACATCATCAAAAACTTACACGACATATAAAAATGGTACACGAAAGCTCGAACTTTAGTAAAGAATCAGAAAATTTACCGTCTACGTCGGAAAACTTGGAACAACCAGAAAGAATAGAAGAACTTTTCGAAGAAGTCGAAGAATGTGATGATTCGCAGATGGATATCGATGACGGCAACGAAGAGTCACTGGAGCGCACATTTGATGCAGATACTGTAACTTCGGGCCTGTCATCAGAAAGAAGTAAATTCTTTTCTTGCACTAAATGCAACTATGTGACACATATTAGAGCTAGATATACAAAACATGTTAAATATCATTCAATGCCAATGATTAAGTGTACTATGTGTGATTTTCGAACGCCTTACAAGTGGAATTTGGATCGTCATATGAAAAATCACGGCGGCAACGGAAGCTTCCACTGTTCAATGTGCAACTTCACGGCCGATATAAGACAAAGTTTGACGGTACATGAAATGAATCACCATACGCCGCCTGCTGGTCAATCGAGTTCTAGCCGACGTCGCAACAGGGTGGGCGCCAGTGACATGGCATGTGTTGACATGACGGACGGAAACGCTCTCATCTTGAAAGAGGAGGAAGGGAGCGGAGACTCACGATCCTCACACTCTGCATCG GAAATGGGTTTACAGTACATGGATAAAGAGATCGTGAGTTGTAACAGCGATTCAAACGAGGCCTCTTCGTCTGACGttgtaaaaaatgataattcgcaaataataaaagaaacagAAAATGAAATTACCTCAGATGAAACAAAGAATCAAAAGCAGTGTAAAAAAATACCAAGACCTATACCACAACTTATTCCTCTAAACACTTCAACGCCgaatcaaaacaaaacattgTCCGGAGAACCGCCAGCTAAAAAACTAAAGGAAAACATCTCAACAGATACTAATGCCCTTCCAACAACTGATAATTTACTAGTAGAAATTACTCCAGTAAACAATGCCACCGTCAAAGACACTTCTGTTCGTAAAAAGAATGAATCATTTTTTGACCGATTGAAAGAAAGACTGTTAACCGAAACTGGAGAAGAAGGttcattaatatgtaaaaattgcGGTTTTGAAAGTAAATGTTTATCAGAACACTCGGTTCATGAAAAAAATTGCACATCACAATCAAATCGTTTGCTGTCAAACGGTTTACATTCAAGCTTAGGATCAACGCGATGTCAAAATTGTAGACATCGTTGCAAGTCAAGCGCCGACTTATACATACACATGCAAACATGCGGAAAGAAAAATAATGCTTTTGAACGTGTTTCAGAAGGGCATAATCAAGATAGTAGCGAAGCTGTAACTGTAGCTGAAGAAAAGGATTCAGAGCCTCACCCAATGGAAAATGTTGTATTTGTTTGGAATAATATTAGCCACGAACCAAATAAATTCGATACACCATTAGATATAAGTATCAATGACGACTCTACCTTACCAGAACAAAATAGAAGTTTTGAACTTGACATTACTGATGATAACGAAACAATGAACTTATCACCTAGTCAAGCTGTcggaaaaaaagtttttaaatgtcCTCACTGTTTATTCTGGGCATCAACTGCATCAAGATTTCATGTCCATATAGTTgggcatttaaataaaaaaccattCGAATGCTCTTTGTGTAAGTATAAATCGAACTGGCGTTGGGATATAACGAAGCATATTAAACTTAAATCCGCTCGAGATCCTGAACATGCAGATGCAAAGGTACTTATGACGGATGAAACTGGTAGGCGCAACTACagcaaatacaataaatttttagctATGCCTATTATGAATGAAAATGGTGAAAATGAATTTCACTACATTGACCAAAATACATCTATAGACACAGCGTTAGACGATGACACATTTAATGACATTACAGATGAAATCAATATTCCGTTTGAGATGCAACCCCTTAATctacaaactttaaataatgACCAAAAATATGAATTAGATAATAGAAGTCTTGACGCTAAAAAGCCTAAAAAAACTTTATGGAAATGCAAGAAATGCAATTAcaa AGATTCATCAAAAGAAGCTCTCCTAGAACACGTCCGAGAGCACTCAAAACCAAATGAAAGCTTAGAAGAAACAAAACCTCCTCCGATCAATAAAAAACCTGAGAATATGCCTGATCCAGCGGACTTGGCGTACCGATGTGGACACTGTAATCAATTATCCAATTGGAAGCACGTTATACAG AGACATTGTCGATTAAAGCATGATGGGGTAATCAAAGTTATAACAACTGTGAAACCAAAACCCGATATGAATGCAATATCAGGAAATGACATAAGTTCTGACACTTGTACCAAATGTCCATTCAAAGCAAGTGATAAAAACACTCTCTTGACGCATTTACAACAACACCAACCTTCATCTCAGTCAATATTTAAGTGTTATTTTTGTCCATTCTTTGTCAAAGATGAACATGAATTAATTCAACATCTTATTTTACACGGTATCAATGACCCAGAAGAGTATATATCAAAAGCTATGGGCTGCAAATCACCTTTACCAGAGCAAGGGACCATTACTTTACCAACTACATCTTCAACGAAAAGACATAGATGCACTGAATGTCCATATGAAACAAATAGTAAGTCACAATTTATGTATCACGAGCAATTTCACCGACTACCGGCTGACACTCCCTATAAATGTCAAGAATGTAATTATAGTGTTTCAAAAAGACACCTACTTCATCAACACATGCGGGTTCATGGCATTATTACCAAAAAGGGTGAAATGGAAAACGAATTAGAATGTCTTTCTTCGAACTCAAATCAACTAGAAAACCAATCTGAATTTTCAGTAAACTTAGATGAGATTCCATTTGTATGGGTTTCGGCAAAAAATGAATTTCACAAAATGTATAAATGTCGTTATTGTTCTTACGTAAATTCTCAAAAATGTAAGATACCTAATCATGAAAAAATACattgtattgtttttgaaaaTAGTGATATAACAATCTATAAATGTCTGGAGTGTAAATTCACATGTGATAATAAAGTACGATTATCTGAGCATTCGAAAACTCATGGAGAAATATATGGCCGTATATACTGTCCTGTTGAGCCAGACATACCAGATGAAGAGCAAATAGCTAAGTTACGTAAAGTAATAGACAGAGAAAAAAGTAATATTGATGATGATTTTGTTAAGGAAGGTGAAAATCACGGGGAGGGTAAGGAAACTAAAACATTATTCTTCTGTCAAAAATGCCCGGCTAGGTTTTTCGCAGATAGCGAATTAAAAGTTCACGATAAATTTCATGACCttacattttcaaataaatgcaAGAGTTGTGAATTTTCAGTGCCACAAGAAAATGAATTGAATAGCCACGTTTTTGTACATACTGAcgaatataatacaaaaacaaaaatgttaaaattcgTTCATAAAATTCATAGTATGTACAAGGAACCCAAATTACAGCTTGTTCATTGTCCACTTACATCAGATGTAACATGGGTTGTAACAAATCCTGGAAGAAATTATGAATTTCATgaaaatagtacaaaaaaattcaCAGATACAAAACATGTGCCAAAACAGTATTTCTGTAAGGAATGTCCAGCaaagttttttaaaacttctgCTTTAAGTTATCATATGGGATTACATGGAGGTGAAGGCGAACATAAGTGTAAAAAATGTAGTTATGCCGTCAAAAACATTGGAAATCTCGCTAAACACGAAATATTGCacgaaaacgaaaataaaaacactACTTGCGATTATGAATCTGGTGATGATTTagactttaaaaatataccattaTCAGGTACTGACTTATTCCAGAGAAAGACGGAAGCCCAAAAAAGAGTCTTAACAGATAAAGATAAGCTTGTAAAACCAAATGATCATTTTCCGCCAGTTCTTCAAGCTGATCCTCAATTTGGCTACCTAATGCATGGTAATCCTGAATTCATTTATCCTACTTATCTTAAAAATGGACGACAAAAGGAGAAGCGTTATAAATGCCACAAATGTCCATCAGCATTCGAAAAACGCGaacaatacaaaatacatttatcaTTGCACGGCTCGAAACAAAGATACAAATGTGAAATATGTGACTATTCTGTAAAGTACTATGCTAATTATGTTCAACATATGAGAAAACATCAAATGAATGATGAAGCACAAGCAGAACGAAAGAAGGGTGTGAATGGTTATGTAGAATCTGAAGTTGATAACATTGAAAATAAGAAAGACGAAAGTTgcgataatataaaattagctATTAAAACAATGCCTCGAAGACCTCCTCGAAGTGACTTCCAACAATTTTCAATCCGTGATCAACAAACACTCCGTTTGTTGCAACGCCGAAGGTCAATGAACCAAACAGGAAAGGACGCTGCTGCCTTAGAAACTTCCCCTACAAAGGATCGAAAATTACACATGTGTCTTTTATGTCCATACACTAACCAACGACAAGATGCCCTCAGTAATCATTATAGAAGACACGATGAAAATGACATTCTTAATGCTGGTAGTCATAAATGTTCATTTTGTGATTTAGTAGTGGTACAATCTCATTTCCTTCGTGAGCATTTAAAAACtcattttaattatcaaaagaACTTGACTCCCGAGTGTTTTGTTGCTAATGAAAACGTAAGTTTCACTATTACAAAACTGGAAGAAAATGAAGATACTGAAACTTCATGTGATCTCAAATTAGATATTCTTAATCAAAGTCATATGTgcaatgaaaacaaaatatttgtaaaaattaaaactggTGAACTATTCGTGgagtag